From a single Carassius carassius chromosome 8, fCarCar2.1, whole genome shotgun sequence genomic region:
- the sema4ab gene encoding semaphorin-4A, with protein sequence MVHSVTLCACLSLLTVLSCHSHVLPRLSFPMGSPGRSLNVFTNPDVYNTTTLLLSGDEGTLFIGARDAILSIDVSQTDPMTMKEKLDWSPSEKDLADCAMKGKMKMDCHNFVRVLQVLNSTHMYACGTFAFSPRCIYINSKTLSMATGPSGKPEEGRGRCPYDPYQRNTAITVDGELYTGTVADYRGTRPVISRHLSEGSHVDVKLDDTLGWLEDPTFIRSTYVPSEEKVYFFFSETGREYDFIDKLTVSRIAQVCTSDVGGQRTLQKRWTTFAKAQLLCQAGQELPYNILQDIVTLSPPEGTSEDETLFYGIFTSQWQVNLGRSAVCAFSLKDIKKVFTGHYKVLNRDTLKWSTRVQEQIASPGECGLHNASDNTLRFVKDNFLADKSVQPVNQGLTLVSPDKSYSNIAAQRVRGARGRDYTLLYLLTESGFLHKAVLLKNGAHIIEEIQVFDQPQPVKNLMLSVSKGAVLIGSSEGVISVPMSNCSYYWSCAECVLARDPFCGWDPGMKLCTDIHTHNHLVQDVDEGNVSAQCTYVTPRSRSAQSRTLSGEVVSVSLNEVVHLQCPGASHLAKRYWARLNSQLSPKIYIQSDDGGLSFVATPSTLGPYLCQSEENGYTQTLGVYHVKQKSSPTVPPATPNLPHSTPSTEAGIKTSIFTTRLITPTQTEPRTKPDEEVDPTDTPKDSPASSTHSRSFTRSLGTENQESGETHPQTDKPSYFQELVVVSVLLALCISALLTIAFHRFGHFCHSRTVPQTPSSRRDAEKGGSATPQERESLRGHSPRLEKQNGQAPNGQSHSAQAHNGKSPIMPSNSMLNSSNGHLPNTPI encoded by the exons GTAGTCCAGGTCGCTCCCTCAATGTCTTCACAAACCCTGATGTTTACAACACCACCACGCTGTTGCTTAGCGGTGACGAGGGCACTTTATTCATCGGCGCTCGTGATGCCATTCTTTCAATTGATGTCAGTCAGACTGATCCGATGACCATGAAGGAGAAG CTGGACTGGTCTCCGTCAGAAAAAGATCTCGCTGACTGTGCCATGAAAGGCAAAATGAAG ATGGATTGTCATAACTTCGTGAGGGTTTTGCAAGTGCTGAACTCCACCCACATGTACGCTTGTGGAACGTTTGCCTTCAGCCCCCGCTGCATCTACATC AATTCAAAGACATTATCCATGGCTACAGGCCCCAGTGGTAAGCCAGAAGAAGGCAGAGGCCGCTGTCCTTATGACCCGTACCAGAGGAACACTGCCATAACTGTGG ATGGAGAACTGTACACCGGAACAGTGGCAGACTACAGGGGAACTCGGCCGGTGATTTCACGCCACTTGAGCGAAGGCAGTCATGTAGATGTGAAACTGGATGATACACTTGGCTGGTTAGAAg ATCCTACATTCATCCGCTCCACGTATGTTCCCAGTGAGGAGAAGGTTTATTTCTTCTTCAGTGAGACTGGAAGAGAATACGACTTCATTGACAAGTTAACAGTGTCTCGTATTGCCCAAGTTTGCACC AGTGATGTGGGAGGCCAGCGTACTCTGCAAAAACGCTGGACCACCTTTGCCAAGGCTCAGCTGCTCTGTCAAGCTGGCCAAGAGCTGCCATACAACATCCTGCAGGACATTGTCACCCTTTCACCACCAGAGGGCACGTCTGAGGACGAAACTCTATTCTATGGGATTTTCACTTCTCAGTG gcaagtTAACTTGGGTCGCTCAGCCGTGTGTGCTTTCAGCCTCAAAGACATTAAAAAGGTGTTCACTGGACATTACAAGGTTCTGAATCGGGACACTTTAAAATGGAGCACACGGGTACAGGAGCAAATAGCCAGTCCTGGAGAG TGTGGCCTCCATAATGCGTCGGACAACACTCTCCGCTTTGTTAAGGACAACTTCCTGGCTGATAAAAGTGTTCAACCCGTCAATCAGGGCCTGACATTGGTGTCACCTGATAAGAGCTACAGTAACATTGCAGCTCAGAGAGTCCGTGGAGCACGCGGCAGAGATTACACTCTGCTTTACCTGCTCACGg AGTCGGGCTTCCTGCACAAAGCTGTGCTCTTGAAGAACGGAGCTCACATCATTGAGGAGATACAAGTGTTTGATCAACCTCAGCCGGTCAAAAACCTCATGCTGTCAGTCTCAAAG GGTGCAGTGCTGATAGGCTCTTCAGAGGGAGTCATTTCAGTGCCCATGTCCAACTGTTCATACTACTGGAGCTGTGCTGAGTGTGTGTTAGCCAGAGACCCCTTCTGTGGCTGGGACCCTGGGATGAAGCTCTGCACAGACATACACACTCACAACCATCT TGTCCAGGATGTAGATGAGGGAAATGTGTCAGCACAGTGTACATATGTGACCCCCAGGTCACGTTCAGCCCAGTCCCGAACCCTTTCAG GTGAAGTGGTGTCCGTGTCTCTAAACGAAGTAGTGCACCTGCAGTGTCCGGGAGCATCACACCTCGCCAAACGCTACTGGGCGCGTCTCAACAGCCAGCTCTCGCCCAAAATCTACATTCAGTCGGACGACGGCGGCCTCAGCTTTGTGGCGACCCCGTCCACCCTGGGACCTTACCTGTGCCAGTCTGAGGAGAACGGCTACACCCAGACACTGGGCGTCTACCACGTCAAGCAGAAGAGCAGCCCCACCGTCCCACCAGCCACCCCGAACCTCCCACACAGCACCCCGTCCACCGAAGCGGGAATTAAAACCTCCATCTTCACTACCAGACTCATCACACCTACACAAACAGAGCCCAGGACTAAACCAGACGAAGAAGTGGATCCTACAGACACACCCAAAGATTCACCAGCCTCCTCCACTCACAGCAGGAGCTTTACTCGCTCGCTTGGCACGGaaaaccaagagtctggtgaaACCCACCCGCAAACGGACAAGCCCAGCTACTTTCAGGAGCTAGTAGTGGTGTCCGTTCTGTTAGCTCTGTGCATCAGCGCCTTGCTAACCATCGCTTTTCACAGATTCGGGCATTTTTGTCATAGCAGGACTGTCCCGCAAACTCCTTCCTCTCGCAGGGACGCAGAGAAGGGCGGAAGTGCGACGCCCCAGGAGAGAGAGTCTCTCAGAGGACACTCGCCTCGGTTGGAAAAGCAGAACGGGCAAGCTCCTAACGGACAGTCCCACAGCGCTCAGGCACATAACGGCAAATCTCCCATCATGCCGAGCAACAGCATGCTGAACAGCTCAAACGGTCACCTTCCCAACACACCCATCTGA